In Methylococcus geothermalis, one genomic interval encodes:
- a CDS encoding DUF2309 domain-containing protein, with translation MSHPTGAAPTDLKSRLAEAVQRMEHVLPGQAPIRDFVHHNTLHGFQHLPFETALEEAERLTGIHGYLPESEFRALYRKGRIADADIEAVLDRHLAPQGEETLAVTGDEPITRRQIHRLLLTVDLRPADPARFTWLVDELKALDRFDPEVSPEARRRLMDSAKRGQDGNAAMPPLVRDLWDACLERLGLREDAAPHPEDLMEHAIAQAEALYAEFKADSAGSELSALHRAMRDEARALLAGEIDAVGRERTLRGFMLKLTGQDVLDRVRPQLIRHCASHLDEGLAAWHSPDRNLGFYAAWKQAMRHGIERGLGEVPLDRSDLDGLPDDPVEAVVAELEQRGIPTPSWEGYLERLALELPGWAGMMNWRAHRPAYRANRTAPASLMDYLAVRLILDRRYLRQICFDTWGIGANIGELARYFGRHLSEFVVRRALYRGGLPECLTAVCADLVQRAGSERNARKPWRIAADMIFSWHHAPEAERNSRRSVHGDGWRLFKLAQHLGLSAHDVRALSSAEIDRLLGALDELTPGRRGHLWLCAYERHYREPLFNALANNHGRGRWATRKERPEAQIVFCMDDREEGIRRHLEELNPAVETLGAAGFFGIPMHWRGLDDAEPTALCPIVVTPAHEVREVPRPGEEAVRQLHDHRRGVARFLGRVFNQEIRRNLLSSHLLVDLLAPGVLVGLIGKVLLPRCAARLSKRIAEAWLPEVPTTLALNAADDARPATPAQPRQGLTDAEQADRVAAFLLNIGLIDGFAPIVVLMGHGSISQNNPHLAAYDCGACSGRHGGPNARVFAAMANRPEVRARLAQRGLRVPDDTWFVGAEHNTCSEEITWFDAQDIPSLNRIGWHAFAQQLDEARRLSAQERCRRFASAPRQPSPGRALRHVAGRSTDFSQARPELGHATHAAAFIGRRSISRGLFLDRRVFLISYDPTHDPEGRILEGILLAAGPVGAGINLEYYFSTVNNERYGCGSKVSHNVTGLFGIMEGTASDLRTGLPRQMAEVHEAMRLQIVVEQTPEILAAIYRRQPPIRELVGNGWILLSAIHPEDGTISVFDPELGFVEWSGSRADMPVYERSADWFEGHADPLPPALIAV, from the coding sequence ATGAGCCACCCGACCGGCGCCGCCCCAACCGATCTCAAGAGCCGCCTGGCCGAAGCCGTGCAACGCATGGAGCATGTGCTGCCCGGTCAGGCGCCGATCCGCGATTTCGTCCATCACAACACCCTGCACGGGTTCCAGCATCTGCCTTTCGAAACGGCGCTGGAGGAGGCCGAGCGTCTCACCGGCATCCACGGCTACCTGCCGGAGAGCGAATTCAGGGCGCTCTACCGGAAAGGCCGCATCGCCGACGCCGACATCGAGGCGGTGCTCGACCGGCACCTGGCGCCGCAAGGGGAGGAAACCCTGGCCGTCACCGGCGATGAGCCGATCACACGCAGGCAAATCCATCGGCTGCTGCTGACCGTCGACTTGAGGCCAGCGGACCCCGCCCGTTTCACCTGGCTGGTCGACGAACTCAAGGCGCTCGACCGCTTCGATCCCGAAGTTTCGCCCGAAGCCCGCCGCCGGCTCATGGACTCGGCCAAGCGGGGCCAGGACGGAAACGCGGCCATGCCGCCCCTGGTCCGGGACCTGTGGGATGCTTGCCTGGAACGGCTCGGCCTGAGAGAAGATGCCGCGCCGCATCCGGAAGACCTGATGGAGCACGCCATCGCCCAGGCCGAGGCCCTGTACGCCGAATTCAAGGCCGACTCGGCCGGCAGCGAACTGTCCGCGCTGCACCGCGCCATGCGTGACGAGGCGCGCGCCCTGCTCGCCGGGGAGATCGACGCGGTGGGGCGGGAGCGGACCCTGCGCGGCTTCATGCTGAAGCTGACGGGGCAGGACGTGCTGGACCGGGTCCGGCCCCAGCTCATCCGCCATTGCGCCTCGCACCTCGACGAAGGACTGGCCGCCTGGCATTCTCCTGACCGGAACCTGGGATTCTATGCGGCCTGGAAGCAGGCGATGCGGCATGGTATCGAGCGGGGACTCGGCGAGGTGCCGCTGGACCGGAGCGACCTGGACGGCCTGCCCGACGATCCGGTCGAGGCGGTGGTCGCAGAACTCGAGCAGCGCGGCATTCCCACGCCGTCCTGGGAAGGGTATCTGGAACGCCTGGCGCTGGAGCTGCCGGGCTGGGCCGGGATGATGAACTGGCGCGCCCACCGGCCGGCCTACCGGGCCAACCGCACCGCGCCCGCGAGCCTGATGGATTATCTGGCGGTCCGCCTCATCCTGGACCGCCGCTACCTCCGGCAGATCTGTTTCGACACCTGGGGGATCGGCGCCAACATCGGCGAACTCGCGCGCTACTTCGGGCGCCACCTTTCCGAATTCGTGGTGCGCCGCGCGCTGTACCGGGGCGGGCTGCCGGAATGTCTGACGGCCGTGTGCGCCGATCTGGTTCAGCGCGCCGGCAGCGAGCGCAACGCTAGGAAGCCCTGGCGCATCGCTGCCGACATGATCTTCTCCTGGCACCATGCGCCCGAGGCCGAGCGGAACTCCCGCCGCAGCGTCCACGGAGACGGCTGGCGGCTGTTCAAGCTGGCCCAGCATCTGGGCCTTTCGGCGCATGATGTCCGGGCATTGTCGTCCGCGGAGATCGATCGACTGCTCGGTGCCCTGGACGAGCTGACACCCGGCAGGCGCGGCCATCTCTGGCTGTGCGCCTATGAACGCCACTACCGCGAGCCTCTGTTCAACGCGCTGGCGAACAACCACGGGCGCGGACGCTGGGCCACCCGCAAGGAGCGTCCCGAAGCGCAGATCGTGTTCTGCATGGACGACCGGGAAGAGGGCATACGCCGCCATCTGGAAGAACTGAACCCGGCCGTCGAGACCCTGGGCGCCGCCGGCTTTTTCGGCATTCCCATGCACTGGCGGGGCCTGGACGACGCCGAACCCACGGCCCTGTGTCCGATCGTCGTCACGCCCGCCCACGAAGTACGCGAGGTTCCGCGCCCCGGCGAGGAAGCGGTTCGGCAACTGCACGACCACCGTCGGGGCGTGGCGCGGTTTCTGGGCCGGGTATTCAACCAGGAGATTCGCCGGAACCTGCTCAGTTCGCACCTGTTGGTCGATCTGCTGGCGCCGGGCGTGCTGGTCGGATTGATCGGCAAAGTCCTGTTGCCCCGCTGCGCGGCGAGACTGTCGAAGCGGATCGCGGAAGCCTGGCTGCCCGAAGTGCCGACCACGCTGGCGCTGAACGCGGCGGACGACGCCCGCCCGGCTACGCCGGCGCAGCCCCGGCAGGGCCTGACCGATGCCGAACAGGCAGACCGGGTGGCGGCCTTCCTGCTGAACATCGGCCTCATCGACGGTTTCGCCCCCATCGTCGTCCTGATGGGGCACGGTTCGATCAGCCAGAACAATCCACATCTCGCCGCCTACGATTGCGGCGCCTGCAGCGGCCGCCACGGTGGCCCCAACGCCCGGGTGTTCGCGGCCATGGCGAACCGGCCCGAAGTCAGGGCCAGGCTCGCGCAGCGGGGATTGCGGGTTCCGGACGACACCTGGTTCGTCGGCGCCGAACACAACACCTGCAGCGAGGAGATCACCTGGTTCGACGCTCAGGACATCCCGTCCTTGAACCGAATCGGCTGGCATGCCTTCGCGCAACAGCTGGACGAGGCCCGCCGGCTTTCGGCGCAGGAGCGCTGCCGCCGTTTCGCTTCGGCGCCCAGACAACCCTCGCCCGGGCGGGCGCTGCGACATGTCGCCGGGCGCTCGACCGATTTCAGCCAGGCCCGGCCGGAACTGGGCCACGCCACCCATGCCGCGGCCTTCATCGGCCGGCGTTCGATCAGCCGCGGCCTGTTCCTGGACCGGCGGGTGTTCCTGATTTCCTACGACCCGACCCACGATCCGGAAGGGCGCATCCTGGAGGGCATTCTGCTCGCCGCGGGCCCGGTGGGTGCCGGCATCAATCTCGAATACTATTTTTCCACCGTTAACAACGAACGCTACGGTTGCGGTTCCAAGGTGTCCCACAACGTGACCGGGCTGTTCGGCATCATGGAAGGCACGGCCAGCGATTTGCGCACCGGCCTGCCGCGGCAGATGGCCGAGGTCCACGAAGCCATGCGGTTGCAGATCGTGGTGGAGCAGACGCCGGAAATCCTGGCCGCGATCTACCGCCGTCAGCCGCCGATCCGGGAACTGGTCGGCAACGGCTGGATCCTGCTTTCCGCGATCCACCCGGAAGACGGGACGATTTCCGTTTTCGATCCGGAGCTGGGATTTGTCGAATGGTCCGGCAGCCGGGCCGACATGCCGGTCTACGAACGCTCGGCCGACTGGTTCGAAGGTCATGCCGACCCGCTGCCGCCCGCCCTGATCGCCGTCTGA